The stretch of DNA CACCGTCTTCCGGTTCCGGACCGATGGTCTGCGACGGATCAACGGCCTGCTTCTGGCTCTCCTGCGGAATAGTGAGCATCTCGATGGCACGCTCATCATGCGCCCTGAGCCCTTCAAGAACTTTCACCAAGGGGCGGTACGAGGAGGAAGTGAACATGTCTTCCGGCTGCTCACCCCGCGCCAGAAACACAGGCACGATCAAAGTGGCGATCTTGCCCTGTCCGGGTTTCTGACGCAGCGCCCGGCCGATAGCCTGCACGATATCAACCGCCGACCCCTTCGGGTCCAAAAGCGCCACCGAATCCACCGCCCGGATATCAACGCCCTCGCCCAGCACACGGCAGTTCGACAGCACCGCACGCCCGGCCCGGCGCCCGAAGTCGGAGAGCACCTGGCGTCGGTGGCCCATCTCGTGTTCCCCGCACAACCAGTTCGCCCACACGCGTTGCGGGTACCTCTCCGGATCCGACGCATGCAACCGCTGCGCCACCCGCGGCAGCCCCGTCGCGAACGCGGACGCTTCTATCGTCCGGTGATGGAACGTGATGGTGGTCTGCAGGTCATGGACCGCCATCGTCTCCAGCAGCGCGGCCTGCAATGCCCCCATCCGCTCACCCCGCAGCTGCTCCTCGCGTCGTTCCTCGCCAGTCAGGCGGGCTGGAGTGACGACGGGGTCTGCCAATTCGACGACCACGATCTGATAGCGCGCCAGAAGCCCCCGGGACACGGCTGATGCGAGCGAGAGCTCGTACACGACAGGCCCGTAGATCTCGGGGTCGTCCATGGAGCACGCGAGCTCGCGTGGCAGCCGGTCCCACCCCTCGAACCGTTCCCCGGTCTCCGACACGGCCCGCTCGATCTTCCGGGGTGGGTGTTCTTTCCAGATGCGGGGTGTGGCGGTCATGTAGAGCCGGCGCATGGCGGGGATCACGCCCTGGTCGTGGATGGCAGCCCACGCCTTCCCCATCGCCCCGCTGGTCCGGTGCGCCTCGTCCACGACCACGAGGTCGAAGACGTCCATGGGAAGCCCGTACGCGCCTTCGTGTGCTTCGGCCAGCACTGGCAGGGAGGCGTAGGTGGCGTAGACGGTGACGGGTCCGCGGCCGTGCCAGAGCGCCAGTTGCGGCGGGCTGGTCGTGGAACGCACATCCAGGTCCCACAGATGCGGGTCGTCATCCAGCGAACACACCGCCACCGCCGGCCCCGTGTGCCCGGCTGATCGCCATTCGCGCACGGTCTGGGTCAGCAGGTCCAGGGTCGGCAGCAGCACGAGAACCCGGCCGCTACGGGCGAGCCGCAGTGCGGAGTGCGCGGCGATGAGGGTCTTTCCCGTACCGCACGCCGCCACCACCGTGGCCCGCAGACCATTACGTGGAATCAGCTTCCCCGGAGGGATATCAAGACCACGCACCACAGCGTCAACTGCTTCAACCTGATGAGGCCGAAGCACAATCTTTTCTGTGCTCGTCATATCCGTACTCCAGAATTCACGGGAGGGGTGGCAGGTCCTGACGGAGGGGGTAGCGGTTTCCTCGGGATGCTACACACTGCATCCCGTGATGCATCATCATGGTGATGTGCGGGCATCACTCTAGCGCAACAGGGTCCGACGGGTGGGGTTTTGGGATAGGCTCTGCATGTGCTGAGTGTGCCTCAGGAAGTGAAGGGTCATCATGCACTGGATGGAGCGAAGCGGAGTCCGGTGCGCTCCATCCGACAGGGCCGGCCGCCGGATCAGGGTGACGGCACGTCACCGGGTGGGGGTGGTCGTTTCTTCGGGATGCTACACAGGCCTGCGCTGATACACCCTCACCCCGTAGCCAGCCGTTCCGGCGAAGCCGGAACCAGGGCGAGGGAGCGAAGCGGACACGCCTGCCTGTCAGGAATTTAAGCGAAG from Streptomyces sp. NBC_01707 encodes:
- a CDS encoding Helicase associated domain protein, producing MTSTEKIVLRPHQVEAVDAVVRGLDIPPGKLIPRNGLRATVVAACGTGKTLIAAHSALRLARSGRVLVLLPTLDLLTQTVREWRSAGHTGPAVAVCSLDDDPHLWDLDVRSTTSPPQLALWHGRGPVTVYATYASLPVLAEAHEGAYGLPMDVFDLVVVDEAHRTSGAMGKAWAAIHDQGVIPAMRRLYMTATPRIWKEHPPRKIERAVSETGERFEGWDRLPRELACSMDDPEIYGPVVYELSLASAVSRGLLARYQIVVVELADPVVTPARLTGEERREEQLRGERMGALQAALLETMAVHDLQTTITFHHRTIEASAFATGLPRVAQRLHASDPERYPQRVWANWLCGEHEMGHRRQVLSDFGRRAGRAVLSNCRVLGEGVDIRAVDSVALLDPKGSAVDIVQAIGRALRQKPGQGKIATLIVPVFLARGEQPEDMFTSSSYRPLVKVLEGLRAHDERAIEMLTIPQESQKQAVDPSQTIGPEPEDGEEESRLLLRFAAPRDPVMIAKWVKFQILDTERQDWTRGYDTARRYFDREGSLDVPYEHTEGAYPLGRWLSDQRRSYRAGTMSSTRANELEELGMIWDTADTAFAENLAAARAYHAQAGTLAAPRHATALDKPVGQWLTNLRRPDGLGKDPERAARRAEQLAAIDPDWNPGGLGWTVDWQRHYTGLRVLLVGGAGLEEIVPGVTHHGDDIGRWLARQQRDWGRHNEEQRRRLVEAGVKPAVRPRKEPAKAGTASAGSGKSGAAFQKGLEALAQYVEREGVMPSRGHVEVFPDGTEHRTGIWIGNQKARRDKLDAEQLRALAGLGVEWAV